From one Bacillota bacterium genomic stretch:
- a CDS encoding YfcC family protein, with protein MKKNGQPKFKMPHAYVLIVGLIIIAAVLTYILPAGVYDKIEVDGRKVVDPHSYHYVEQSPVGPWGVLTAIPQGLHKAASIMFTIIVISGSIEIINATGTLEASIGRVVRTFKDKPSIVMPLVLLCFVALGAVGVSNAIVAFMPLGLLLAFNVGADALVGIALVGMGMNIGFTGGAFLAPTTGTAQSIIGLPMFSGWEFRLICTAVLWVFGSIYITRYVKKVQQDPTLSYVYAVEGVTTPAAVDEETIPEFTSRRKLVLLAFVIGFAFVVYGAIQSWSAADEIPAVFLAMGIVCGLLYGFSPSRIAKEFVEGAKKITFGALIVGISAGIGIVLTKGNIIDTVVYGLASLLTGLPKVLSALMMYVINIIINTFITSGSGQAATVIPILSPVGDVLGLTQQTVVLAFQYGDGFTNQVLPMSSVLMAGLAFGNIPYDKWIKFIWKWVLMNLALGGVFIVIATLINLGPF; from the coding sequence ATGAAAAAGAATGGACAACCTAAGTTCAAAATGCCTCATGCTTATGTTTTAATTGTTGGTCTTATTATTATCGCGGCAGTGTTGACTTATATCCTTCCTGCCGGTGTCTACGACAAGATCGAAGTGGATGGCCGGAAAGTCGTTGACCCACATTCCTATCATTATGTCGAGCAAAGTCCGGTCGGGCCTTGGGGTGTGCTTACGGCAATTCCGCAGGGTTTGCATAAGGCTGCAAGTATTATGTTTACAATCATCGTTATTTCTGGGAGCATCGAAATTATCAATGCAACCGGCACGCTGGAAGCTAGTATCGGCCGGGTAGTGCGGACCTTCAAGGACAAGCCATCAATTGTTATGCCACTTGTCCTACTTTGTTTTGTAGCGTTAGGTGCAGTAGGTGTCAGCAATGCCATTGTTGCGTTTATGCCGCTCGGTTTGTTACTGGCGTTTAACGTAGGAGCTGATGCCCTGGTAGGCATAGCGCTCGTTGGTATGGGGATGAACATCGGTTTCACAGGGGGTGCGTTTCTTGCTCCTACCACCGGTACAGCACAGTCAATCATCGGACTTCCCATGTTCTCCGGCTGGGAGTTCCGGTTGATTTGTACGGCAGTGCTCTGGGTTTTCGGTTCCATCTATATTACCCGTTATGTAAAGAAGGTACAACAGGATCCCACCTTAAGTTATGTGTATGCTGTCGAGGGTGTAACCACACCAGCTGCAGTAGATGAGGAGACGATACCAGAGTTCACCAGCCGTCGCAAGCTGGTGCTGCTCGCGTTCGTTATCGGCTTTGCTTTTGTGGTTTATGGTGCAATCCAATCATGGAGTGCAGCTGATGAGATTCCTGCTGTGTTTCTGGCTATGGGTATTGTCTGCGGCTTGCTTTATGGGTTCAGCCCCAGCCGCATCGCCAAAGAGTTTGTCGAAGGGGCAAAGAAAATAACGTTCGGTGCTCTAATAGTCGGCATCTCAGCTGGCATTGGTATAGTGCTTACCAAGGGAAATATTATCGATACTGTCGTTTACGGTCTTGCCAGTCTACTGACCGGCCTGCCCAAGGTGCTCAGCGCGCTTATGATGTATGTCATTAACATTATCATCAATACCTTTATTACTTCCGGCAGTGGACAGGCGGCTACTGTTATTCCGATTCTTTCACCGGTCGGTGATGTGCTGGGCCTAACCCAGCAGACAGTTGTTCTTGCGTTCCAGTACGGCGATGGTTTTACTAATCAGGTTCTTCCCATGTCGTCGGTGCTCATGGCAGGCTTAGCGTTTGGGAACATACCTTACGATAAGTGGATTAAATTTATCTGGAAATGGGTGTTAATGAACCTTGCTTTGGGAGGAGTATTCATTGTGATTGCTACACTAATCAACCTGGGACCATTCTAA